The genomic stretch CAGCGAGTTTGTGATCGCATTAATTTTGGTGGTAAAACAAGAGTGGAAGCGGAAGGCTTCAGTGGTGGAATCTGGCTTTTTTGGAGACCTGAGGAGGTAACTGTTACACTTTTTATCCATAACAGTCAGCACATAACTGTAGAAATTAGTAGAGTTGGGGAAATTCCGTGGTATTATACCACGGTGTATGCCAGTCCTGATATTACGAAAAAAGAACTCCTGTGGAAGGATCTTGAGGATTTTGCGCGAACCCATAATCGACCTTGGCTGGTTATGGGAGATTTCAATGACACAAGATTTTTACATGAGAGAAGTAGAGATAGTGAGTGCATGCGCCGAAGGTGTAACAAATTGAATGCTTGGTTTGAGACCAACAACTGGATTGATTTAGATTATTCGGGCCCTAATCATACTTGGTCAAGAGGACATTCGGCAGACTCGCGTAAGTGGGCTAGGTTGGATAGGGCCATTTGCAATTCATCGTGGAGAGTTATGTTTGCGGAAGGCTCGATACGACATCTTGTTGCTAACCAGTCGGATCATTGTCCGATCATTGTTAATACTAATGGGTTTGCTCCTATTCCTGGTATACTTAGACCTTTTAGGTTCCAAGCAGCGTGGATGTGTCATGCTAAATTCTCGGAATTTGTCGCTAATAACTGGAACAATGAATTACCCCTGATTCCATTCATCTATAATTTCGCTGAGAAATTACAAACATGGAACAAGGTGGTTTTTCGTAATATTTTCGAAAGGAAAAGGAGTCTCGAACGCCGTTTGCTGGGTGTTCAACGTAAGCTCTCAAGTGGGGGGCCTGATTATCTTtggaaatttgaacaaaaattgAGAGGACAGTTGGACGAGGTGTTAAGGGAGGAAGAATTACTTTGGTTTCAAAAATCCCGAATGGAAGCAATTTGTGATGGGGACAGAAATACCAGATTGTTTCATCTAAGCACTGTGATAAGACGGAAACACAATCGCATTGAAGCTCTGCAAGATGGGAAACTGGGTTTGGGACGCGCTATCTGTTAAGAATATGGTGTTGGAGTTTTATCGTTCTTTATTTACAAGCCCTGTTTCGAATGTAGATATGAGTCGGGTTACCATTGGTTTATTCCCCCAGCTGACAATGCAAGAATTGATGAAGTTGGATCGTGCATACACGATTGCAGAGGTTCAATGTGCGTTAAATCAAATGTCGCCTTTCAAAGCTCCGGGACCGGATGGATTCCAAGCTCTGTTTTATCAATCTCAATGGGAGGTGGTCTTCCCTAGCCTTTGTCGGCTTATTTTCCAAGTGCTACATGAAGGTGTATTTCCACAGGAACTTGGGGAGGCCTTCATCTCCCTAATTCCAAAAGTGGATAATCCACAATTTGTTTCTCAATTTAGGCCCATCGGACTTTGCAATGTATCGTATAAAATTATAACTAAGATGATTGTTAATCGTCTTAAACATGTGCTACCGGTTCTTATTAGCCCGATGCAGTCCAGCTTTGTCCCTAAAAGGCAAATAACGGATAACATCATTCTGGTACAAGAAGTCTTGCACTCGATGCGGGGGAGAACGGGACGGAAGGGCTTTAGGGTTTTGAAGCTGGATTTAGAGAAGGCTTATGATAAATTGGAATGGAAATTTATTGAGCATACCCTGATATGGGCCTCCCTGCGCATATGGTGAGTACAATCATGCTTTGCATTAAATTTTCGTCACTGAATGTGTTATGGAACGGGTAAAAAACTGAGTTTTTTACTCCAACTCGGGGTATTCAGCAAGGAGATCCGTTATCACCATATATTTTCACAATATGTATGGAAAAGTTGAGCCAACTCATTGAGAATTCTAGCTTCGGGGTGTGGAAAGGGTTTCAACCAAGTCGAGGAGGACCGTTTTTGACGCACCTGTTTTTCGCTGATGACATAATCCTTTTTGGGGATGCAACTGTTGAACAAGCACAAGCCATTAATAGCTGTTTTGAAGCATTTTGCAAAGCTTCAGGGCAGAGTATTAGTCGGGCTAAATCTCGAGTCTATTTTTCGCCAAATACTGATGATGAACTGGCGGCAGAGATTCTTAATGAACTAAATATTGAAAGAACATCAGACCTTGGCATGTATCTTGGTATGCCCACGATAAATAGTCGAGTGACTAAGGAAACTTTTGATTTCATTGCACAGAAGGTGGACAAACGGTTATCTGGGTGGAAAGCTAAGAATTTGTCATTGGCAGGATGCACTACTTTGGTACAATCCACGCTCTCGTCAATACCGTCTTATGCTATGCAAACGGCGAAAATCCCTCGAGCTTTATGTGATGAGTTAGACAAGAAAGCCCGGCGCTTTTTGTGGGGAGGGGACCAAAAATCACGAGGTCTGAGCTTAGTCTCTTGGGACATGGTCACCAATGAAAAGAATGAAGGTGGTCTTGGCCTTCGGTCTATGAGACAAGTGAATGTGGCTTTTATGGCCAAACTTGGATGGCGTATGCTGTCGGAGCCTAATTCTTTATGGGGCCGAGTGCTCCGTCACAAATATTGCAAGGGACGGTGTGACATAGACATGTTTAAACCGAAGCAAGCTAGTTCGAATCTGTGGAGAGGAGTGGTGGAAGCTGTTGAAGTATTGAAAGCCGGAGTGAATGTGTCTGTTGGAAATGGCTGCAATACAGCGTTTTGGAAGCATAAATGGGCGACCACGACTCCTTTAATTGAAATGTCGAGTCTCCAAATCCTCCCACAGATTGTTGATGCTACGGTAGATGAAATGTGGG from Silene latifolia isolate original U9 population chromosome 2, ASM4854445v1, whole genome shotgun sequence encodes the following:
- the LOC141639453 gene encoding uncharacterized protein LOC141639453 → MSAHPNILMDRYPNHLSRKPGLSLMTWNVQGAGSAVFLSMLKELIRVNNPHVLALVKTQISGATAQRVCDRINFGGKTRVEAEGFSGGIWLFWRPEEVTVTLFIHNSQHITVEISRVGEIPWYYTTVYASPDITKKELLWKDLEDFARTHNRPWLVMGDFNDTRFLHERSRDSECMRRRCNKLNAWFETNNWIDLDYSGPNHTWSRGHSADSRKWARLDRAICNSSWRVMFAEGSIRHLVANQSDHCPIIVNTNGFAPIPGILRPFRFQAAWMCHAKFSEFVANNWNNELPLIPFIYNFAEKLQTWNKVVFRNIFERKRSLERRLLGVQRKLSSGGPDYLWKFEQKLRGQLDEVLREEELLWFQKSRMEAICDGDRNTRLFHLSTVIRRKHNRIEALQDGKLGLGRAIC